DNA from Kitasatospora acidiphila:
ACGTGGAGCACCGTCCACCTGTTCTGGGACTCCTCGACGGGCTACAACTGCGCGGTCAACGTCAAGGCCAGCGGCCTGTACGGCGTCCAGACGATCACCAGCGTCACGATCAAGGAGTGCGGCGGCGACACCCCCAGCACCTGCAGCAACATCGTCGACACGCAGGACAACACCAACGAGTTCTACTACTACGCCGGCCCGGTCAAGGTGAACGGCCAGGGGCACTGCATCGAGCTGTCGGCCTACACCGAGAACACGCTCGGCGAGGCGGCGAGCTACAGCAGCAACGGCGGCTTCCACTGCTGATGCAGCCCGGAGCCGAGAGGTGAAACGGCCCGTCGGAGATCCGACGGGCCGTTCCGTTGGGGTGGGGAGGCTCAGCCGCAGTGGTTCGGGCCCTCGCTGAAGTGGCCCCAGTAGTCGCCGCCGCCCCAGTAGATGCACTGCCCCGGGGCGTACACCTTGACCGGGCCGGCGTAGTACGAGTAGTTGCCCGAGTCGGTCTGCGAGGCCGGCGGGTTGGGTGTGGTGCCCACCCAGGCGCTGGTCTCGGGGGTCGGCGAGCCCCAGGTGCCGCTGTTGTGCATGGTGACCACGCAGTCCCAGGCACCGTTGTACGAGAGGTAGACGGTCGACGAGTTGAGGACGGTGATCGCGTCGAGCGGCGCGTAGCCCGAGCCGCAGATCGCGGCGGCGCCGTACTTGTCGTCGGACACGGCGTTGGCGGGGGTGGTGAGGAACGCGGCCGTGACCAGCGAGGTGGCACCGAGCGTGACGGCTGCCCGCTTGGCGATGGACTTGCCCTTGAGCATGAGCGCCTCCCTCGTGAGTTCTGTGTGAAGCCGGGGAAGAGGAGACCAAAGCGCCGTATCGCGGCCGTATCGTCGGTGCTTTGGGCGGGCAGACCGGTAGCGCGTACCCTGTGACATTGACGTACGTTCCGAGCGGCCGCGGCGCACCGTGCCCGGCCGGCCGGGACCAGGCTTCTCACGAAGGACTGAACGACCCTGGCACGCCGCACCCCAGACGGTCCGCCGCCCGCGCCGACGGTGCAGCGCATCCGCCTGCGCTACACGAAGCGGGGCCGTCTGCGCTTCACAAGCCACCGTGACTTCCAGCGCGCGTTCGAGCGGGCGCTGCGCCGCTCGGCCGTGCCCATGGCGTATTCGGCAGGCTTCACCCCGCACCCCAAGGTCTCCTACGCGAACGCTGCGCCGACCGGGGTGGCCAGTGAGGCCGAGTACCTGGAGATCGGCCTGGCCGAGGTCCGGGACCCGGAGGCGCTCCGCGCGCAGCTGGACGATTCGCTGCCGATCGGCCTGGACATCGTGGCCGCGGTCGAGGTCCGCACCCCGAACTTCGCGGAGCGGCTGGAGGCCTCGCTCTGGGAGCTGCGGCTGCCGGAGGTCTCCGAGGAGGCGGCCGGGCGGGCGATCGAGCTGTTCCTGGGCGCGGAGAGCGTCGAGGTCGAACGCAAGACCAAGAACGGTGTGCGGGTCTTCGACGCGCGCGGTGCCGTGGCCGGGCTGGAACTGGTCCCGGCGCAGGTCGGACTTGGTCCGGTCGGGGAATCCGCAGTCACCTCCGATGTTCGTACCGGCCGACCCTGTGCGATACTGCGCCTGGTAGTACGACACGCCACACCCGCCGTACGACCAGACGACGTCTTGTCCGGTCTCCGTGCGACGGCCGACCTGGCGCTGCCGGTCCCCGCTGAGGTGACCAGGCTGGCGCAGGGGCCGCTCGATGAGGAGACCGGCACGGTGACCGACCCGCTGGCGCTCGACCGCGCTGCGGCCCCGGCCGTCCCATCGGAGGCGGCCGTCGAGCCGCAGGCCGCAGCGTCCGCCTAGCGGGCGGAGCCGGGGGCCGGAGTAACCAACCGGCCCCGCGCGCTCCGGGCCCCCGCGGCTCCCCAGGGGAGCGAGCGTCGTCGCGCACTGGCCGCTCCTGCGGTGGCCGCTCGACCCAACCACCGGGTCGGAGGCCCCAGGAGAACCGCGCCGCCCTCGGGCCGGCGAGGCCCGCCCCGGGAGCCACCCTGGGTTGTGGGGCTGCGCAGCTTGGGAAAACCTGAGAACGCTGGTCGGACCAGAAGACTTTCGACACCCCGCATCGTGCGGGGCGCCGAGCGAGACTACGAGCCCCTGTGCGGCTTCGCGTCCGCATGTCGGCGCCGTGGAGAGTCGGCCCGGGCGCCGAGCGCCCGCGGCCGGCCACCGGTGCCCGTGCCCGGATGTGGAGCCCGGGGGCCTGACGGGAGATCCACCCGCATGCCTGAGAACGAGAACACTGACGCGCAGACTCCGACCGGTGAACCGGTCGGCGATGCCGCTCCGCCGCGCCGGCGCCGCCGCGCGGTGTCCCGCCCGGCCGGTGCCCCGCAGGGCGCGGCCGAGACCACCGAGACCGTGATTCCGGTCGAGGCTTCCACCCCGGCGGCTGCTGCCGCCCCGGCCGAGCCGGTGGCCGAGGAGAAGCCGGTCCGGGCGCGTCGCACCCGCAAGCGTGCTGAGGCGCCCGCCGGTGCGCCGGCTGCCGCTGAGGCCGTCGCCGAGCCCGCTGCCGCCCCGGCCGAGCCGGTGGCCGAGGAGAAGCCGGTCCGGGCGCGTCGCACCCGCAAGCGTGCTGAGGCGCCCGCCGGTGCGCCGGCTGCCGCTGAGGCCGTCGCCGAGCCCGCTGCCGCCCCGGCCGAACGCCCCCAGCCTGACGGCCGGGAGGTGCCCCAGCGGCCGAGGAGAAGCCGGTCCGGGCGCGCCGCACCCGCAAGCGTGCCGAGGCGCCGCAGACCGCCACCGCACCGGTCGTGGAGGTCGTCGTCGAGGAGCCCGAGGTCGAGGAGCCCGAGGAGGCCGCCGAGGAGGCCGCCCCGGCGCAGCCCGCCGCCGAGCCCGAGCAGCCGGCCGCCGAGCCCCACCGCACCCGCCGCCGCGCCGTCCGCCCGGCCACCGCGATCTTCCAGGCCCCGGTCTTCCAGGAGCCCGCCGCCGCCCCCGCCGAGCCGAAGGCCGCTGCCGAGGAGGCCCCGGCCCCGAAGAAGCGCGCCGCCGAGCCGAAGGCCGCCCGCTCGGAGGAGGACGAGTACGAGTACAGCGGTGTCGGCCGCCGTCGCCGGGTCCGCTCCGCGGTCCGGGTGAGCCGTCCGGCCGCTGCCCCGGCGGCCCCTGCCCTGCCCCTGCCCCTGCCCCGGCCCCGGTCGTCGAGGCGCCGGCCGCCGAGGCGCCCGCTGCCGTCGAGGAGGCGCCCGCCGCCGGCCCCGAGCAGGAGGCCGCTTGGGAGGAGGACCGTCCGTCCTCCCGCCGTCGTCGTCGTGGTGGCCGCCGCCGTCGCCGTGGCGAGGCCGAGGAGGTCGAGGCCGAGGCCCCGGTGACCGAGTCCGCCGAGGCCGAGGCCGAGGCCGAGGAGCTGGGCGAGGACGAGGAGGGCGACGACCTGGCCGGTGGCCTGGCCTCGTCGCGCCGCCGTCGCCGCCGTCGCCGCCGCAGCGGTGAGGCCGTCGCCGAGCCGGCGGAGACCAGCGAGGACGGTGTCCGCACGGTCGTGAAGGTGCGCGAGCCGCGCCGCCGCTCCACCGAGCCGGCCTTCGACCCGGACGAGGTGCAGTCGATCAAGGGCTCGACCCGCCTGGAGGCCAAGAAGCAGCGCCGCCGCGAGGGCCGCGAGCTGGGCCGCCGCCGGGTGCCGATCATCACCGAGGCCGAGTTCCTGGCCCGCCGGGAGTCGGTCGAGCGGGTCATGGTGGTCCGTCAGAACGGCCAGCGCACCCAGATCGGCGTGCTGGAGGACGGCGTGCTGGTCGAGCACTACGTCAACAAGGAGCAGGCCACCTCGTACGTCGGCAACGTCTACCTGGGCAAGGTCCAGAACGTGCTGCCGTCGATGGAGGCCGCCTTCGTCGACATCGGCAAGGGCCGCAACGCAGTGCTCTACGCCGGTGAGGTGAACTTCGGTCAGCTCGGGCACAGCGGTCCGCGCCGGATCGAGTCGGTGCTGAAGTCGGGCCAGTCCGTGCTGGTGCAGGTCTCCAAGGACCCGATCGGCCACAAGGGCGCCCGCCTGACCAGCCAGATCTCGCTGCCCGGCCGCTACCTGGTCTACGTGCCCGAGGGCTCGATGACCGGCATCAGCCGCAAGCTGCCCGAGAACGAGCGAGCCCGGCTGAAGCAGATCCTCAAGAAGATCGTGCCGGACGACGCGGGCGTGATCGTGCGCACCGCCGCCGAGGGCGCCAGCGAGGAGGAGCTCACCCGCGACGTGCAGCGGCTGCAGTCGCAGTGGGAGGAGATCCAGAAGAAGGCGGCCTCCGGCAACGCGCCGACCCTGCTGTACGGCGAGCCGGACATGACCGTCCGGGTGGTCCGCGACATCTTCAACGAGGACTTCACCAAGGTCATCGTCTCCGGTGCCGAGGCGTGGAACACCATCCACGAGTACGTCAGCTCGGTGGCTCCGGACCTGGCCGAGCGGCTGCAGCGCTGGACCAGCGACGTGGACGTGTTCGCCACCTACCGGATCGACGAGCAGCTGATGAAGGCGCTGGACCGCAAGGTCTGGCTGCCAAGCGGCGGTTCGCTGGTGATCGACCGGACCGAGGCGATGGTCGTCGTCGACGTCAACACCGGCAAGTTCGTCGGCCAAGGCGGCAACCTCGAGGAGACCGTCACCCGCAACAACATCGAGGCGGCCGAGGAGATCGTCCGCCAGCTGCGGCTGCGCGACCTCGGCGGCATCATCGTGATCGACTTCATCGACATGGTGCTGGAGTCCAACCGCGACCTGGTGCTGCGCCGGCTCCTCGAGTGCCTGGGCCGGGACCGGACCAAGCACCAGGTGGCCGAGGTCACCTCGCTGGGCCTGGTGCAGATGACCCGCAAGCGGGTCGGCCAGGGTCTGCTGGAGTCGTTCTCCGAGGCCTGCGTGCACTGCAACGGTCGCGGTGTGATCGTGCACATGGAGCAGCCGACCTCGGTCGGCGGCGGTGGCGGTGCGGTCGGTACCGCGGGCGAGGCCGGTGCCGGCAAGCGCCGCCGCCGCGGCAAGGGCGGGGCCGCCCACGAGGAGGCCGCTGCCGCTGTCGAGCCGACGCACGAGCACGAGCACGAGGAGCTGGAGATCGTCACCCGCGAGGAGGCTCCGCAGGAGCAGCCCGCGGCCGAGGTCGAGGCGCCCGTGGCCGAGGAGCCCGCCGCCGAGCGGGCCCAGGAGCCCGAGGCCGCCGAGCAGCCCAGCCTGGTCGAGATCGCCCCGGCCCCGGCGCCGGCCGGCCGCACCCGCCGCCGCGCGGTGCGCAAGGCCACCGCGCCGGCCGGGGCGCCGTCCAGCGGCGAGATCGTGGTGCTGCAGTCGCGTGCCGAGGCCGTGGTGGAGGCCGCCCTGGCCGCCGCCGCCCCGGTGGTGACCGAGGAGCTGGAGCAGGCCGCCGAGGCCGTCTCCGCCGAGGCTCCGGTTGCCGAGGCTGAGGCCGAGGAGGCCGCTGCCGAGGAGGCCCCGGCCCCGAAGAAGCGCGCCGCCCGCAAGACGGCTGCCAAGAAGACGGCCGCCAAGAAGACCACCGCCGCCAAGAAGACCACGGCAGCGGCGGCGAAGAAGACCACCGCCCGCAAGACCGCCACCAAGCGGACCAGCGCAGCGGCCAAGAAGGCGGCCGCCGCCGAAGGTGAGTCGGCGGCCGAGTGACGCCCGTGACCGGGGCGGGCCCGTTGCCCGCCCCGGTTCGCGGACGGTCCGGCGCCCGGTTTGCCCCGGGGGCGGCTGGTCCGTATTCTTGACCCTCGGCGTGTCTACGCCACGCTCCCGAGCATCTCACCTCCCGTTCGTCCGATCGGAAGTGCGGGGGAGGCCCCTGTGTCCGTACCCAGGCGGCTGGCATCGGAGAGTTCCGAACCGAGTATGGAAAGCAGGTACCGCATGTACGCGATCGTTCGCGCCGGCGGCCGCCAGCACAAGGTCGCCGTGGGCGACGTGCTGGAGATCGACCGTGTTGACGTCAAGCAGGGTGACTCGGTGGAGCTCTCGACCATCCTGGTCGTCGACGGTGAGGCCGTCACCTCCGACCCGTGGGTCCTCGCCGGCATCAAGGTCCACGCCGAGGTCGTCGACCACACCAAGGGCGAGAAGATCACGATCCTCCGCTACAAGAACAAGACCGGCTACCGTCGGCGCCAGGGTCACCGCCAGCGCCACACCGCCGTCCGCATCACGAGCATCGACTCCGCGAAGTAAGTAAGGGGATAGCGAGATGGCACACAAGAAGGGCGCAAGCTCTACCCGTAACGGCCGTGACTCGAACGCCCAGCGCCTCGGCGTCAAGCGTTTCGGCGGCCAGGTCGTCAGCGCCGGCGAGATCCTGGTCCGCCAGCGCGGCACCCACTTCCACCCGGGCGCGGGCGTCGGTCGCGGTGGCGACGACACCCTGTTCGCGCTGACCGCCGGTGCGGTTCAGTTCGGCAACCGTCGCGGCCGCAAGGTCGTCAACATCGTGGCCGTCGAGGCCTGATCCAGCTCTTCCGCTGGATCCCACGCAGGGTGGATCGGGTTCCCCGGTCCACCCTGCGTGCTTTTTCTCCCACAGCCTGTTCCACAGCCTGTTCGTCAAATGGAGGCACCGCTCATGACCACCTTCGTGGACCGCGTCGAACTGCACGTCGCCGCGGGTAACGGAGGCCACGGCTGCGCCTCCGTGCACCGGGAGAAGTTCAAGCCGCTCGGCGGACCGGACGGCGGCAACGGCGGTGAGGGCGGCAGCGTCACCCTGGTGGTGGACTCCCAGATCACCACCCTGCTGGACTACCACCACTCGCGTTCCCGCAAGGCCGGCAACGGCAAGCCGGGCGCGGGCGCCAACCGGGCCGGCGCCAACGGCGAGGACCTGGTGCTGCCGGTGCCGGACGGCACGGTGGTGCTGGACCGCAAGGGCAACGTGCTGGCCGACCTGGTCGGCCACGGCACCTCCTTCGTCGCCGCGGCGGGCGGCCGCGGCGGCCTGGGCAACGCGGCGCTGGCCTCGGCCCGCCGCAAGGCCCCCGGCTTCGCGCTGCTCGGCGAGCCGGGCGAGGTCCGCGACATCGTCATGGAGCTCAAGTCGGTCGCCGACGTGGCCCTGGTGGGCTACCCCAGCGCCGGCAAGTCCTCGCTGATCTCGGTGCTCTCGGCCGCCAAGCCGAAGATCGCCGACTACCCGTTCACCACCCTGGTCCCGAACCTGGGCGTGGTCACCGCCGGCGAGACCGTCTACACCGTCGCCGACGTGCCGGGCCTGATCCCGGGCGCCAGCCAGGGCAAGGGCCTGGGCCTGGAGTTCCTGCGCCACGTGGAGCGCTGCAGCGTGCTGGTGCACGTGCTGGACTGCGCCACCCTGGAGCCCGGTCGCGACCCGCTCTCCGACCTGGAGACCATCGAGGCCGAGCTGGCCCAGTACGGCGGCCTGGAGGACCGGCCGCGGCTGGTCGCGCTCAACAAGGTGGACGTGCCGGACGGCCAGGACATCGCCGACCTGACCCGGGCCTCGCTGGAGGAGCGCGGCTACCGGGTGTTCGAGGTCTCCGCCGCCTCCCGCAAGGGCCTGCGCGAGCTGAGCTTCGCGATGGCCGGGATCGTCGCCGAGGCGCGCGCCGCCAAGCCGGTGCAGGAGTCCACCCGGATCGTGCTGCGTCCGGCGGCCGTGGACGACGCGGGCTTCACCGTCACCGAGGAGGACGGCGCCTACCGGGTGCGCGGTGTCAAGCCGGAGCGCTGGGTGCGGCAGACCGACTTCAGCAACGACGAGGCGGTCGGCTACCTCGCCGACCGGCTGGCCCGGCTCGGTGTCGAAGAGGGCCTGTGGAAGGCCGGCGCCCACGAGGGTGACACGGTCATCATCGGCCCCGACGAGAGTGCCGTGGTCTTCGACTGGGAGCCGACCATGGCCGCCGGTGCCGAGATGCTCGGCCGCCGCGGCGAGGACCACCGCTTCGAGACCCAGCGTCCGGCCGTGGACCGCCGCCGCGACCGGCAGAAGGGCCGGGACGCCGCCGAGGCCGAGTACCTCGCGTTCGAGGCGCTCTCCTCGGGCCGCCCGGCCGAGCTCGACGACGACGAGGACTGACAGCCGGACCGGTCCCACCTCCTGCTCCTCCTTAGTCCATGACATGGAATGCTGTACGGCTCCGCTGGGGTTTTCGCGTAGATTGCCCGCAAACAGCGGAGCCGATCAGCAGCAGCGAGGTAGGGCGATGAGCGAGCAGACACTGCGCCAAGACGTGCTGACGGCCCGTCGGATCGTGGTCAAGGTCGGCTCCTCCTCGCTCACCACCGCGGCCGGCGGTCTGGACGCCGACCGGGTGGACGCGCTGGTCGACGCGCTGGCCCGGCGCCTCGGCGAGCCGGACGCCCCGGAGATCGTGCTGGTCTCCTCCGGGGCGATCGCGGCCGGCCTGGCGCCGCTGGGCCTGGCCAAGCGCCCCTCGGACCTGGCCCGCCAGCAGGCCGCCGCCAGCGTCGGCCAGGGCCTGCTGGTGGCCCGCTACACCGCCTCGTTCGCCCGCTACGGACGCCGGGTCGGCCAGGTGCTGCTGACCGCCGAGGACGCCAGCCGCCGCGCGCACTACCGCAACGCCTACCGCACCCTGGACCAGCTGCTGGCGATGGGCGCGGTGCCGATCGTCAACGAGAACGACACGGTGGCCACCGCCGAGATCAAGTTCGGCGACAACGACCGGCTCGCCGCGCTGGTCGCCCACCTGGTCCGGGCCGACCTGCTGATCCTGCTCTCCGACGTGGACGGCCTCTACGACGGCGACCCGAGCCGCCCCGGCACCCGGCGGCTCGCCGAGGTGCACGGCCCGCAGGACCTGGCGGGCATCGAGATCGGCAGCGCAGGCAAGGCGGGGGTCGGCACCGGCGGCATGGTGACCAAGGTGGAGGCGGCCCGGATCGCCACCGGCGCGGGCATCCCGGTGGTGCTCACCGCCGCCCGGCACGCCGCCGACGCGCTGGCCGGCCGCCCCACCGGCACCCTGTTCACCCGCACCGGCTCGCGCAGCGCCGACCGGCTGCTCTGGCTGGCCCACGCCAGCACCCCGCGCGGCGCGCTGCACCTGGACGAGGGCGCGGTGCGGGCCGTGGTGGAGGGCGGCAAGTCGCTGCTGCCGGCCGGGGTGACCAAGGTGGACGGAGACTTCGCCGCCGGGGATCCGGTGGACCTTCTTGCCGAAAACGGCCACATCGTGGCCCGTGGCCTGGTCAACTTTGATGCGAGGGAGCTGCCGCGCCTGCTCGGACGGTCGACCCGGGACCTGGCTCAGGAGTTGGGCGCCGCCTATGAGCGCGAGGTCATCCACCGGGACGACTTGGTGGTGCTGCGCGGCTGACGGTCCGTCGGCTGACGGCCCGTCCGGGCCGACGCCGGTCCGGTTCCGGACCAGCGTCGAACAGGAGGCCGCGGTGAGACTCAGGCGCGACCAAGCGCGTGCGCAGGTGCCGGGCGGCATCGTCCGGCAGCTGCACCCGCACCACGAGGTGCCGGACCAACCGGAGGCCGGGCGGCTGTGGCACGTGGTGCTGAGTCTGGCCGGTGCGGTGACCCCGCTGACGGAGCTGAAGGCCGGGCTGGAACGGTTGGCGCACGACCACTCGTTCTTCCTGACGGCCCGCTATGCGGCCGACCACGCGGAGATCCGCTACTGGGAGGAGGCCCGCGACCTGCATGACGCGGCGGCCATCGCACTGCGGCTGTGGGGCGAGCACCGGACCAGTGCCAGGCTGCCGGCCTGGGAGATCGTCGGCCTGGAGGTGATCGACCGGGCCACCTACCACCAGCGGATCGCCGAGGGCTTCGGTGAGCCCATGCCGCAGCTCGGCGGGGTGCACCCGTACTGACCGGTCGTCTCAACGAGTGGAAAGGCTCCCGGGCGGCCGCGCGGCAGTCGTTAGGCTTCGGGCATGAGCATCGACAGCCCCGTCCTCGCCGCCGCGCGCCGCGCCCGGACCGCCGCGGCCGCACTCGCCCCGCTGCCGCGTTCGGCCAAGGACGCCGCGCTGCTGGCGGTCGCCGACGCACTCCAGGCGCGCGGCGCGGAGATCACCGCCGCCAACGCCGAGGACGTCGCCCGGGCCCGGGAGGCCGGCACCGCCGAGTCGGTGGTCGACCGGCTCACCCTGACCGAGGAGCGGATCGCCGCGATCGCCGCCGATGTGCGCAGGGTCGCCGGACTGCCCGATCCGGTCGGCGAGGTGGTGCGCGGCTACACCCTGCCGAACGGGCTGGACGTGCGCCAGGTCCGGGTGCCGCTGGGCGTGGTCGGCATCATCTACGAGGCCCGGCCCAATGTCACCGTGGACGCGGCCGCGCTCTGCCTGAAGTCGGGCAACGCGGTGCTGCTGCGTGGTTCGGCCTCCGCCTACCGCTCCAACGCCGCCCTGGTCGCCGTGGTCCGCGAGGCCGTCGAGGCGGCCGGGCTGCCGGCCGACGCGGTGCAGCTGGTGCCGGGGGAGAGCCGGGACTCGGTGACCGAGCTGATGCGGGCCCGCGGCCTGGTGGACGTGCTGATCCCGCGCGGCGGCGCCTCGCTGATCAGGACGGTGGTGGAGGGCTCCACCGTGCCGGTGATCGAGACCGGCACCGGCAACTGCCACGTCTACGTGGACGCGCGGACCGACCTGGCGATGGCGGTCGGCATCCTGCTCAACTCCAAGGCGCAGCGGGTGAGCGTCTGCAACGCCGCCGAGACGCTGCTGGTGCACCAGGACGTTGCTCAGGAGTTCCTGCCGCTCGCGCTGGCCGCGCTGGCCGAAGCCGGGGTGACGGTGCACGGCGACGACGCGGTGCTCGAGCTGGCCGCCGGCTCGCCCGCCACCGTGGTGCCGGCCACCGACGAGGACTGGGGCGCGGAGTACCTCTCCCTGGACCTGGCCGCCGCCGTGGTGCCCTCGCTGGAGGCCGCGGTGGAGCACATCCGCCAGTGGTCCTCCGGCCACACCGAGGCGATCGTCACCACCTCGCAGGCGGCCGCCCGCCGCTTCACCCAGCTGGTGGACTCGACCACCGTCGCGGTCAACGCCTCCACCCGGTTCACCGACGGGGGTGAGTTCGGCTTCGGCGCGGAGATCGGCATCTCCACCCAGAAGCTGCACGCCCGCGGCCCGATGGGGCTGCCGGAGCTGACCTCCACCAAGTACATCGTCACTGGTGACGGACACGTGCGCGGCGAGGCCCGGCAGACCGTCGGCGGCTGACCGGCGGTGCTTGTCGAAGCCCAAGTGCCGGGAGCCACAGACAAATCACGCGCCCGGTAATACGCTGAGTCCGTGGCTGAGGACTTGGGGGCTCGCCGTACTCCGACGGCGCTGACCACGGTGACGCGGACGACGAGTTCGCCACCGTGGTCCTTGACGAGGCTTTCATCCGTTCCGCCGCCGTGCACGAGCCGAGTGCCAGAGAGCGGCAGCTGGCCGCCGCCGAGGCCCGCAACGAGGAGCCCGCGGGCGCCGGCCGGGTCCGCGAGCCGGGCGGCGAGCTCTTCGACGGCCTGCCGCTGGAGCTGCGCCCGCACCCCGGCAGCGACGACGACCGGATCTACACCGATCCCTGGGTCGGTTCCGGCCTGGGCCTGGGCCGCCGCAGGGCCGTCCGCTGGCCCGGCTACGGGGCGCGTTCGGCCAGCCGCGGCCAGATAGCCCAGCAGCGCTGGCACCGTCCGCTGGCCTGGGTGCTGGTGATCGTCATGGGGGTCAGCCTGGTGGCGGTCGCGGTGGCCGCCGTGTACCGCGGCGCCGGCAACTCCCCGGGGCGCAGGCCGCTGATCGGCACCAGCGGCCCGGCCACTCCGGCACCGACCGCGGCCCGGGCCGACCCGGTCGGCTCGGCCGCTCCGCAGCCGGCCGGGTGACCAGGCCGATCGCCCGCGAAAGGTGCTGCCGGGGCCTCGTTCCGGGGCCGTCGCGCGCTCTACCCTGGATTCATGGGTGACCCGGGTGAGCCTCCGGAGGGTGTGCCCGAGGGCGGTTCCGGAAGCGATGACGAATACCGATCCGTCGTCTTCGACGAGTCGTTCGTCCGGGCTGCCCGGATCACCGAGCTGTCCGCCATGGAGCGCCTCGGCGGCGCCCCGCGCGGGATCCGGCGCAAGACGGGATTCGGGCTGCTCGGTTCGCTGCCCCGGCAGGCGCTGATCCTGCTGCTGCTCATCGTGGTGGCCTTCGGAGCGGCCGTGTACTTCGGGCTCACCGCCCCGCACCGCGACATCGCCGGCGTCGGCGGCAGCCAGCTCACCAATGAGCTGACCGCGCTCACCCCGGCCTCCGGCGGCGTGCCGACCGTCGACCCGAGCAGCCCGTTCGCCAACCTCGCGGCCGCGGCGGGCTACGCGGACGGCAGCGCGGGCTTCGGCCTGCCTGCCGCCCGCACCAGCACGGCGGACTTCACCCAGGCCCAGGTGGGCACCGCGGTGGACACCGTGCGCCGCTACCTGGTGGCCTCCGAGGTCTCCCCGGCGGTGCTGGCCCAGGGCGCGACGGCCCCGGTGCGGGCCCTGGTGACGCCGGGTGAGCAGGGTCAGTTCGACCAGAGCGCCGCGAACCCCGGCGACGACCAGCACCACACGCTGACCGGCTGGATGGTCCGGTTCGACCCGATGAAGGTGTCGCTGGCCAGCGACACGGTCAAGGTGGCCGGTACCGTGACGGTGCGCGAGCTGGACGCCTCGACCCTGGAGCTGACCGCCGACCACACCCTGGTCTACGCGCTCCGCCCGGCCGGGGCGACGGTGAACGGCCCGGTGACCCTCTACTCGATCCGCCGCGAGGTCCGCTTCGACCTGGACCGCACCGACCTGGTGAACGGCCAGCTGCGGGTGGTCGACACCGTCCAGCAGGCCGGCCCGAGTGCCTGCGACGCCGCGCAGTTCGAGTACTTCCAGCCGCTGGCCGCCGGCGGCACCGGCCCGCTCACCGCCCACCCCGGCACGATCGACCCGGGCGACCGCTCGCACCCCGCGTGGCAGAGCTGCGCGGTCATGGGCGGCCCGCTGGGTTGATCCGGAACCACCCGAATATCGGCCCGCCGCGCGGCCGGGGTGATTCGTCAACTCCGGGTGGGGAGAACGCCGGTTCCGCCGCCTGAGGAGTTCATCCGGCAGGGGCGGAACCGGCATCGGCACGGCTAGGACTCGTCGGACTTCTGGCCGTTGCCCTTGGCGCCGGTGAAGGTGTCCTTCAGCTTGCTGCCCACCGAGCCCGCGCCGTCGGCGAAGTCGCGGATCAGGGTGAAGAGCGGGTCCTTGCTGTCCTTGAGGGACTTGCCGTAGGAGTCGGCCGCGGCCTTCCACTGGTCGCTGACCTTGGCCTGCGGGTCGTCGGCGCGGCGCGGGTAGGCGCCGGCGAGTATCGAGCGGTACTCGTCGCTCTCCGACCACTGCTTCAGCTTGGCCACCCGGACCACCGCGAACGGGTGGGACTGCGGCAGCACCTGGAGCAGCTTCAGCACGCCGTCGCGCAGGTCGCCGGCCTTCTCGTACTCCTCGGCCTGCTCCAGGAAGGCGTCCACGTTCATCTCGCCCAGGTTGTGGCCGCCGGCCAGCTTCATCAGCCCGCGCATCGAGGCCTGCGGGTCCTGACCGGCCAGCAAACCGGCCCGGTCGCAAGAGAGTTCGGCCTTGCGGAACCACTCCTTGAGGGCCGTCACCAGGGCCATGATCGCCAGGTTGCCGAGCGGCACCCAGCCGACCCGGGTGGCCAGGTTGGTGAGGATCAGCAGCATGGTCCGGTAGACCGCGTGGC
Protein-coding regions in this window:
- a CDS encoding serine/threonine protein kinase; the encoded protein is MLKGKSIAKRAAVTLGATSLVTAAFLTTPANAVSDDKYGAAAICGSGYAPLDAITVLNSSTVYLSYNGAWDCVVTMHNSGTWGSPTPETSAWVGTTPNPPASQTDSGNYSYYAGPVKVYAPGQCIYWGGGDYWGHFSEGPNHCG
- a CDS encoding TIGR03936 family radical SAM-associated protein, yielding MQRIRLRYTKRGRLRFTSHRDFQRAFERALRRSAVPMAYSAGFTPHPKVSYANAAPTGVASEAEYLEIGLAEVRDPEALRAQLDDSLPIGLDIVAAVEVRTPNFAERLEASLWELRLPEVSEEAAGRAIELFLGAESVEVERKTKNGVRVFDARGAVAGLELVPAQVGLGPVGESAVTSDVRTGRPCAILRLVVRHATPAVRPDDVLSGLRATADLALPVPAEVTRLAQGPLDEETGTVTDPLALDRAAAPAVPSEAAVEPQAAASA
- the rplU gene encoding 50S ribosomal protein L21, with the protein product MYAIVRAGGRQHKVAVGDVLEIDRVDVKQGDSVELSTILVVDGEAVTSDPWVLAGIKVHAEVVDHTKGEKITILRYKNKTGYRRRQGHRQRHTAVRITSIDSAK
- the rpmA gene encoding 50S ribosomal protein L27 is translated as MAHKKGASSTRNGRDSNAQRLGVKRFGGQVVSAGEILVRQRGTHFHPGAGVGRGGDDTLFALTAGAVQFGNRRGRKVVNIVAVEA
- the obgE gene encoding GTPase ObgE; this encodes MTTFVDRVELHVAAGNGGHGCASVHREKFKPLGGPDGGNGGEGGSVTLVVDSQITTLLDYHHSRSRKAGNGKPGAGANRAGANGEDLVLPVPDGTVVLDRKGNVLADLVGHGTSFVAAAGGRGGLGNAALASARRKAPGFALLGEPGEVRDIVMELKSVADVALVGYPSAGKSSLISVLSAAKPKIADYPFTTLVPNLGVVTAGETVYTVADVPGLIPGASQGKGLGLEFLRHVERCSVLVHVLDCATLEPGRDPLSDLETIEAELAQYGGLEDRPRLVALNKVDVPDGQDIADLTRASLEERGYRVFEVSAASRKGLRELSFAMAGIVAEARAAKPVQESTRIVLRPAAVDDAGFTVTEEDGAYRVRGVKPERWVRQTDFSNDEAVGYLADRLARLGVEEGLWKAGAHEGDTVIIGPDESAVVFDWEPTMAAGAEMLGRRGEDHRFETQRPAVDRRRDRQKGRDAAEAEYLAFEALSSGRPAELDDDED
- the proB gene encoding glutamate 5-kinase; translated protein: MSEQTLRQDVLTARRIVVKVGSSSLTTAAGGLDADRVDALVDALARRLGEPDAPEIVLVSSGAIAAGLAPLGLAKRPSDLARQQAAASVGQGLLVARYTASFARYGRRVGQVLLTAEDASRRAHYRNAYRTLDQLLAMGAVPIVNENDTVATAEIKFGDNDRLAALVAHLVRADLLILLSDVDGLYDGDPSRPGTRRLAEVHGPQDLAGIEIGSAGKAGVGTGGMVTKVEAARIATGAGIPVVLTAARHAADALAGRPTGTLFTRTGSRSADRLLWLAHASTPRGALHLDEGAVRAVVEGGKSLLPAGVTKVDGDFAAGDPVDLLAENGHIVARGLVNFDARELPRLLGRSTRDLAQELGAAYEREVIHRDDLVVLRG
- a CDS encoding glutamate-5-semialdehyde dehydrogenase, yielding MSIDSPVLAAARRARTAAAALAPLPRSAKDAALLAVADALQARGAEITAANAEDVARAREAGTAESVVDRLTLTEERIAAIAADVRRVAGLPDPVGEVVRGYTLPNGLDVRQVRVPLGVVGIIYEARPNVTVDAAALCLKSGNAVLLRGSASAYRSNAALVAVVREAVEAAGLPADAVQLVPGESRDSVTELMRARGLVDVLIPRGGASLIRTVVEGSTVPVIETGTGNCHVYVDARTDLAMAVGILLNSKAQRVSVCNAAETLLVHQDVAQEFLPLALAALAEAGVTVHGDDAVLELAAGSPATVVPATDEDWGAEYLSLDLAAAVVPSLEAAVEHIRQWSSGHTEAIVTTSQAAARRFTQLVDSTTVAVNASTRFTDGGEFGFGAEIGISTQKLHARGPMGLPELTSTKYIVTGDGHVRGEARQTVGG